GTCCTCGATTTTTTCGCGCAGTCGGCTGATGTGCATGTCCACAGTCCGGGTGCTGCCGAAGTACTCGTACCCCCAGATGTGCTCCAGCAGAAAGTCGCGCGTGAACACCTGGTTCGGGTGGCTCATCAGGAGGCGCAGGAGATCAAACTCCTTCGCGGTCAGGTCGACGAGACGATCGCGCAGCCGCACCTCGTGTGTCGTGGGATCGAGCGCCAGCCCGCCCACCGCCACCGTTGCCTCGGAGGGCGCTGCATCCCGGCTCGTCCGGCGAAGGATGGCGCGGACTCGGGCGACCAGCTCCCGCGGGCTGAACGGCTTGGCCACGTAGTCGTCGGCGCCCAGTTCGAGCCCGAGGACGCGGTCCTGCTCCGTGTCTTTTGCGGTCAGCATCAGAATCGGCACCGACGAGTCGCGCCGCAGGGCCCGGCACACCTCGAGCCCGTCCACGTAGGGGAGCATCAGGTCCAGCACCACGAGATCCGGGGCCGCCGTCCTGGCCTTCTCGATCGCCTCGTGCCCGTCGTAGGCGACGATGACGTCGTAGCCCTCGTGAACGAGATTGTACCGAACGAGCTCCACGATGTGTGGTTCGTCGTCGACCACGAGAATACGGCCGCCGACCTGCCGTTCGGGCTTGGTGGACATTATGCCGGTCCGGTCCTTTGCATGCGTCTCGATCAACGTCGACCTCCAGGCCGCGCTAGTGTTCTCCGCCCGTCGTGGGACCCCTTCACGCGGCTCCTGTCCCAGCTTGGCCTCGCGCTGTTAGCCCACCGTCACGATGGTGTCACGGAAGCGTAACCTCAGGGATGCGACGGCTCGCAACGCCCACCGGGCCACGGTCCCGGGCCTCGGGGGATGCGGCAGGAGGGGTCACGCGGCGCCGGTCCGAACACAGATGGAGGCGACGGCGGCGGTTGCCGGTCGCACCTCCCGTGTCATCCGCGCGACGCACAGTCAGGAGGCTCGTGGTGGAGTTGTTCACGTTTCCCACCGCGCCCAATCCCAAGGCGTCGGAATGGCCCGGGACGCCGATCGGGACGGGCAACGTCATCACCCGCGCTCGACGCCGCACCCCCGTGCGCGACAATGCGATCGACCGGATCGACGGGCGTCGAAACGAACTCGTCGCCGCCGCGGTCGAGCACATCGTCCGCCGCGCCGACGCCGAGCCGATCTGGGTCCGCGATGCGGTCATCCACGGCGTCCGGGTGCGCGTGATCACCAACTCACCTCACCTCTCCGAGTTCTGGGCCGCGAACTGCTACAGCCCGCAGGAGTGGCGCGGGGCGGCGAACCTTGCGCCGCCGCAGACGCCGAGGGTCACCGTGTACGCGCTCGGCGGGGTCGCAGATCAGCAGGAGGCCGTCTACTACAGCCGCCGCACCGACACGATCCTGCTGTTCAATACGTCGTACTACGAGGAACTGCGGGCCGCGGTGCTGGGCGCCGTCGGCCGCGTGCTGGCCGAGGACTGGGGGATCTATCTTGTCCGGGGCGCCTGCGTGGAACACGGGGGCCGCGGCATGCTCTATCTTGGACCGGCCGGCATCGGGAAGTCCACGCTCGCCTACGGGTTCCTGGCGCGGCGCCCAGACGCCCGCGTGTGCGCCGACGACTGGGTGTACGTGCGATACGCCGTTGCGACGCGCGACGGGGGGCGGCTCGTCCCGTTCGAGGTGCGTCCGCCGCACGGCCGCGCGGTGCGGGGGTACCGGGTGTTTGCGTGGCTCGAGGGTCACCGGGGCGTTCCGGGACAGGTGCGCGGCTTCGATCTCCGCCACGCGGCGATCACCGCTCCCGTTGCCGCGCTTGATCTCGGCAAACCGATCGAGGCGTACGCCTACCCGGCGGAGAAGGCC
The genomic region above belongs to bacterium and contains:
- a CDS encoding response regulator transcription factor; amino-acid sequence: MSTKPERQVGGRILVVDDEPHIVELVRYNLVHEGYDVIVAYDGHEAIEKARTAAPDLVVLDLMLPYVDGLEVCRALRRDSSVPILMLTAKDTEQDRVLGLELGADDYVAKPFSPRELVARVRAILRRTSRDAAPSEATVAVGGLALDPTTHEVRLRDRLVDLTAKEFDLLRLLMSHPNQVFTRDFLLEHIWGYEYFGSTRTVDMHISRLREKIEDDPIAPTYIMTVRGVGYKVKKDAG